A portion of the Malania oleifera isolate guangnan ecotype guangnan chromosome 3, ASM2987363v1, whole genome shotgun sequence genome contains these proteins:
- the LOC131151514 gene encoding uncharacterized protein LOC131151514 — protein sequence MANPDFTEELDLSEAPPAGEDWVSYRNFIDRIRQQLRTRGQQPVHGLPVLPREERRPTGWFDVLLRTRRDYAVRFRMRIDNLYLVGFRVEQGPNPRWFEFNRQRWPRRLIAGSANLGFGDSYPALLHECAEDCAPNWRWENMRVGRQDLLNAVERLGTADQPSQRAQSLLPAILMINEAIRLNDIKHFFVRHHGESLSAPIQFLNLARLWGNLSERLLRTSPDDTSSFHFPPNDFGIQTFLQAVAAIAIIKYRIFFSTSHSHRRFPRSADTGYGQPLVEVFSVRINDDTGGEIHLYGFITATDGLTCQYMYNRRRVEPEQIYTGDTILLTGPARPISASDSFAINFDLMDENRVSPNDGVAFGQLLWNVFSTESIVFDEPLSETIDGRNGSMTLNYVAMSDAVQASIEITLTDIRDGRNLAEVYGKITASSDKFANKSSMLFWRTSDDDDIEGTRRGHLISLLRSAVAVPLGSSLIVTAELFNRDRETGSNHEIANGSKSFAASLWGTNTKVISGASGQIQVKVTWINM from the coding sequence ATGGCAAACCCAGACTTCACAGAGGAGCTCGACTTGTCGGAAGCTCCCCCCGCCGGCGAGGACTGGGTGTCTTACCGCAACTTTATTGACCGGATTCGCCAGCAACTGAGAACCAGAGGGCAACAGCCCGTGCACGGTCTTCCCGTGCTCCCCCGGGAAGAACGCAGACCGACCGGATGGTTCGACGTGCTACTGCGCACCAGACGAGATTATGCCGTCCGGTTCAGGATGCGAATCGACAACCTCTACCTGGTCGGGTTCAGGGTCGAACAGGGGCCTAATCCTCGATGGTTCGAGTTCAACCGCCAACGCTGGCCTCGCCGCCTCATCGCCGGGTCCGCCAACCTGGGCTTCGGCGACAGCTACCCGGCACTGCTGCACGAATGTGCTGAAGACTGCGCACCGAATTGGCGTTGGGAGAACATGAGGGTCGGCCGGCAGGACCTCTTGAACGCCGTCGAGCGTCTAGGTACCGCCGATCAGCCTTCTCAGAGGGCGCAGTCTCTGCTCCCCGCGATCCTAATGATCAACGAAGCAATTAGACTTAACGACATCAAACACTTCTTCGTCAGACACCACGGCGAGTCATTATCGGCCCCAATTCAATTTCTAAATCTTGCGCGACTTTGGGGAAACCTCTCCGAGCGATTGCTGCGCACTTCTCCTGATGATACCTCCAGCTTTCACTTTCCTCCCAACGATTTCGGAATCCAAACCTTTTTGCAAGCGGTCGCCGCAATCGCCATCATCAAGTATCGCATCTTCTTCTCAACATCCCATTCGCACAGGAGGTTCCCGCGCAGCGCCGACACCGGTTATGGACAACCATTGGTGGAGGTTTTCTCGGTGCGCATCAACGATGATACCGGCGGAGAGATCCATCTCTACGGCTTTATCACGGCAACCGATGGACTGACTTGTCAATACATGTACAATCGAAGAAGGGTGGAGCCGGAGCAAATTTATACAGGCGATACTATTTTGTTGACTGGCCCGGCTCGACCCATCTCTGCCTCCGACAGCTTCGCCATCAACTTCGATCTCATGGATGAAAACAGGGTTTCTCCAAATGATGGAGTAGCCTTCGGGCAACTGTTGTGGAATGTTTTCTCGACGGAGAGTATCGTGTTTGACGAACCCTTGTCGGAGACCATTGATGGCAGGAATGGCTCGATGACGTTGAACTATGTTGCAATGAGCGATGCTGTGCAAGCTAGCATAGAGATTACACTCACGGATATTAGAGATGGGAGAAATCTTGCTGAAGTTTATGGAAAAATTACTGCTTCCAGTGATAAGTTCGCGAATAAAAGCAGTATGCTCTTTTGGAGAACATCTGATGATGACGACATCGAAGGAACTAGACGTGGGCATCTCATTTCGCTATTGAGATCGGCAGTCGCCGTGCCATTGGGCTCCTCGCTTATAGTTACTGCAGAACTGTTCAATCGCGACAGAGAGACTGGTTCTAATCATGAGATTGCCAATGGTTCTAAATCATTCGCTGCTTCTCTCTGGGGCACAAACACAAAAGTTATTTCTGGAGCATCTGGTCAAATTCAAGTGAAGGTCACATGGATAAATATGTAA